In the Harmonia axyridis chromosome 3, icHarAxyr1.1, whole genome shotgun sequence genome, one interval contains:
- the LOC123676775 gene encoding AP-1 complex subunit sigma-2 isoform X3: MMQFMLLFSRQGKLRLQKWYVAHPDKLKKKITRELITTILARKPKMCSFLEWKDLKIVYKRYASLYFCCAIEQDDNELLTLEVIHRYVELLDKYFGSVCELDIIFNFEKAYFILDELLLGGEIQETSKKIVLKAIAAQDLLQEGTNAFMYHISY; this comes from the exons atg atgCAATTTATGCTGCTGTTTAGTCGGCAAGGGAAGTTACGTTTACAAAAATGGTACGTGGCACACCCTGACAAACTGAAGAAGAAAATTACTAGGGAATTGATCACCACCATACTTGCTCGAAAACCAAAGATGTGTAGTTTTCTTGAATGGAAAGACTTGAAGATTGTCTATAAAAG GTATGCAAGTTTATATTTCTGCTGTGCTATTGAACAAGATGATAATGAATTACTTACTTTGGAGGTGATCCATCGTTATGTAGAGTTATTGGATAAATACTTCGGTAGT GTTTGTGAGTtggatattattttcaattttgaaaaagcTTATTTCATCTTGGATGAATTACTCCTTGGAGGGGAAATTCAAGAAACAAGCAAAAAGATTGTATTGAAAGCTATTGCTGCTCAGGATCTTTTACAAGAG GGGACTAATGCTTTTATGTATCATATATCTTATTAA
- the LOC123676775 gene encoding AP-1 complex subunit sigma-2 isoform X2, translating to MMQFMLLFSRQGKLRLQKWYVAHPDKLKKKITRELITTILARKPKMCSFLEWKDLKIVYKRYASLYFCCAIEQDDNELLTLEVIHRYVELLDKYFGSVCELDIIFNFEKAYFILDELLLGGEIQETSKKIVLKAIAAQDLLQEEETPQGFFDDHGLG from the exons atg atgCAATTTATGCTGCTGTTTAGTCGGCAAGGGAAGTTACGTTTACAAAAATGGTACGTGGCACACCCTGACAAACTGAAGAAGAAAATTACTAGGGAATTGATCACCACCATACTTGCTCGAAAACCAAAGATGTGTAGTTTTCTTGAATGGAAAGACTTGAAGATTGTCTATAAAAG GTATGCAAGTTTATATTTCTGCTGTGCTATTGAACAAGATGATAATGAATTACTTACTTTGGAGGTGATCCATCGTTATGTAGAGTTATTGGATAAATACTTCGGTAGT GTTTGTGAGTtggatattattttcaattttgaaaaagcTTATTTCATCTTGGATGAATTACTCCTTGGAGGGGAAATTCAAGAAACAAGCAAAAAGATTGTATTGAAAGCTATTGCTGCTCAGGATCTTTTACAAGAG
- the LOC123676775 gene encoding AP-1 complex subunit sigma-2 isoform X1, whose protein sequence is MMQFMLLFSRQGKLRLQKWYVAHPDKLKKKITRELITTILARKPKMCSFLEWKDLKIVYKRYASLYFCCAIEQDDNELLTLEVIHRYVELLDKYFGSVCELDIIFNFEKAYFILDELLLGGEIQETSKKIVLKAIAAQDLLQEDEAVEGALRDIGLL, encoded by the exons atg atgCAATTTATGCTGCTGTTTAGTCGGCAAGGGAAGTTACGTTTACAAAAATGGTACGTGGCACACCCTGACAAACTGAAGAAGAAAATTACTAGGGAATTGATCACCACCATACTTGCTCGAAAACCAAAGATGTGTAGTTTTCTTGAATGGAAAGACTTGAAGATTGTCTATAAAAG GTATGCAAGTTTATATTTCTGCTGTGCTATTGAACAAGATGATAATGAATTACTTACTTTGGAGGTGATCCATCGTTATGTAGAGTTATTGGATAAATACTTCGGTAGT GTTTGTGAGTtggatattattttcaattttgaaaaagcTTATTTCATCTTGGATGAATTACTCCTTGGAGGGGAAATTCAAGAAACAAGCAAAAAGATTGTATTGAAAGCTATTGCTGCTCAGGATCTTTTACAAGAG GATGAAGCTGTGGAAGGTGCTTTAAGGGACATTGGTCTTCTGTAG
- the LOC123676775 gene encoding AP-1 complex subunit sigma-2 isoform X4 — protein MMQFMLLFSRQGKLRLQKWYVAHPDKLKKKITRELITTILARKPKMCSFLEWKDLKIVYKRYASLYFCCAIEQDDNELLTLEVIHRYVELLDKYFGSVCELDIIFNFEKAYFILDELLLGGEIQETSKKIVLKAIAAQDLLQEDLNDN, from the exons atg atgCAATTTATGCTGCTGTTTAGTCGGCAAGGGAAGTTACGTTTACAAAAATGGTACGTGGCACACCCTGACAAACTGAAGAAGAAAATTACTAGGGAATTGATCACCACCATACTTGCTCGAAAACCAAAGATGTGTAGTTTTCTTGAATGGAAAGACTTGAAGATTGTCTATAAAAG GTATGCAAGTTTATATTTCTGCTGTGCTATTGAACAAGATGATAATGAATTACTTACTTTGGAGGTGATCCATCGTTATGTAGAGTTATTGGATAAATACTTCGGTAGT GTTTGTGAGTtggatattattttcaattttgaaaaagcTTATTTCATCTTGGATGAATTACTCCTTGGAGGGGAAATTCAAGAAACAAGCAAAAAGATTGTATTGAAAGCTATTGCTGCTCAGGATCTTTTACAAGAG GATTTGAATGACAATTGA